One window of the Cryptomeria japonica chromosome 7, Sugi_1.0, whole genome shotgun sequence genome contains the following:
- the LOC131030011 gene encoding uncharacterized protein At4g28440 encodes MTDAKPGMRKPVFIKVDQLQPGTSGHTLTVKVVSSKTVMQKGRPSGPQVRPMRIAECVVGDETGTIIFTARNEQVDMMKPDTTVILRNAKIDMYKGSMRLAVDKWGRVEVTDAANFNVKEDNNLSLIEYELVSVPVE; translated from the exons ATGACGGATGCAAAGCCAGGGATGAGGAAACCTGTTTTCATTAAAGTTGATCAGCTGCAGCCCGGTACTTCTGGCCACACATTGACTGTGAAGGTCGTTAGTTCAAAAACGGTCATGCAAAAGGGACGGCCAAGTGGCCCTCAGGTTCGCCCGATGCGTATTGCAGAGTGTGTGGTTGGAGATGAAACTGGTACAATCATTTTCACAGCCAGGAATGAACAAG TGGACATGATGAAGCCCGATACAACTGTGATTCTCcggaatgcaaaaattgatatgtACAAGGGCTCAATGAGGTTGGCAGTTGACAAGTGGGGAAGGGTTGAAGTGACTGATGCAGCTAACTTCAATGTCAAAGAGGATAATAATTTGTCACTAATTGAGTATGAATTGGTCAGTGTACCTGTTGAATGA